Proteins from a single region of Phaeacidiphilus oryzae TH49:
- a CDS encoding alpha/beta fold hydrolase: MPYCTTRDGVEIFYKDWGQGRPVVFIHGWPLNGDAWQDQLKAVADAGYRGIAHDRRGHGRSTPVYDGYDWDTFADDLNDLITGLDLREVTLVAHSMGGGELSRYIGRHGTERIRSAVLLSAIPPLMLQGPNNPEGVPQSVFDDIKAGILKERSQFWKDTSVGFFSANRDGSKVTEGNKDAFWYMAMQETIQGGVACVDAFAATDFTEDLKKFDVPTLIVHGDDDQVVPIDATGRKSAQIIPDATLKVYEGGSHGIALVPGDKEKFNKDLLEFLSR, encoded by the coding sequence ATGCCGTACTGCACCACGCGTGACGGGGTCGAGATCTTCTACAAGGACTGGGGCCAGGGCCGCCCGGTCGTCTTCATCCACGGCTGGCCGCTCAACGGCGACGCCTGGCAGGACCAACTCAAGGCGGTCGCCGACGCCGGCTACCGCGGCATCGCCCACGACCGCCGCGGCCACGGCCGGTCCACCCCGGTCTACGACGGCTACGACTGGGACACCTTCGCCGACGACCTTAACGACCTGATCACCGGCCTCGACCTGCGCGAGGTCACCCTCGTCGCGCACTCCATGGGCGGCGGCGAACTCTCCCGGTACATCGGCCGGCACGGGACCGAGCGGATCCGCTCCGCCGTGCTCCTCTCCGCCATCCCGCCGCTGATGCTCCAGGGCCCGAACAACCCCGAGGGGGTGCCGCAGAGCGTCTTCGACGACATCAAGGCGGGGATCCTCAAGGAGCGCTCGCAGTTCTGGAAGGACACCTCGGTCGGCTTCTTCAGCGCCAACCGGGACGGCAGCAAGGTCACCGAGGGCAACAAGGACGCCTTCTGGTACATGGCCATGCAGGAGACCATCCAGGGCGGCGTCGCCTGCGTGGACGCCTTCGCGGCCACCGACTTCACCGAGGACCTCAAGAAGTTCGACGTCCCGACGCTGATCGTGCACGGCGACGACGACCAGGTGGTGCCGATCGACGCGACCGGCCGCAAGTCCGCCCAGATCATCCCCGACGCCACCCTCAAGGTCTACGAGGGCGGCTCGCACGGCATCGCCCTGGTGCCGGGCGACAAGGAGAAGTTCAACAAGGACCTGCTGGAGTTCCTCTCCCGGTGA
- a CDS encoding DMT family transporter — MPPHTIALVLVAAGAHAVWNTASKYKGGDTVVFVWAYTCAATLLCLPVGILPVVTGTQPIGWRLAAASAVSAVLHIVYSLTLQTGYDRFDLGVVYPVARGTGPVVTMLCAVLLPGERPTGTAVLGALVVVAGIVVVAGNPFRNGQRRPLRGVLWGAATGATIAAYTLWDSHSVTSLRLAPATYFTGTYLLQSLMLTPRALHRRDHVRSVTRTNAGPILTIAVFSPLAYVLVLTAMQTASVALVAPLRESSIVVGSLLAWWLFDEAHLARRIVGAAIVLAGIAAISL, encoded by the coding sequence ATGCCGCCGCACACGATCGCCCTCGTCCTCGTCGCCGCGGGCGCCCACGCGGTCTGGAACACGGCGTCGAAGTACAAAGGGGGCGACACCGTCGTCTTCGTGTGGGCCTACACATGCGCGGCGACACTGCTGTGCCTCCCGGTCGGCATCCTCCCCGTGGTGACCGGCACCCAGCCGATCGGCTGGCGGCTCGCGGCCGCCTCGGCCGTCTCAGCCGTGCTGCACATCGTGTACTCCCTGACCTTGCAGACCGGCTACGACCGCTTCGACCTCGGCGTCGTCTACCCCGTCGCCCGCGGGACCGGGCCGGTGGTGACGATGCTGTGCGCGGTCCTCCTCCCCGGAGAACGGCCGACCGGGACGGCCGTCCTCGGCGCCCTGGTCGTGGTCGCCGGCATCGTCGTCGTCGCCGGCAACCCCTTCCGAAACGGTCAGCGCCGCCCCCTTCGCGGCGTGCTCTGGGGCGCCGCGACCGGCGCCACCATCGCCGCGTACACCCTCTGGGACAGCCACTCGGTCACCTCACTGCGCCTGGCCCCGGCGACCTACTTCACCGGCACATACCTGCTGCAGAGCCTGATGCTGACCCCGCGGGCTCTGCATCGGCGGGATCACGTCCGGAGCGTCACGCGGACGAACGCGGGGCCGATCCTGACCATCGCCGTGTTCTCCCCGCTGGCCTACGTCCTCGTCCTCACCGCCATGCAGACGGCATCCGTCGCCCTCGTCGCGCCTCTGCGCGAGTCGTCCATCGTCGTCGGATCCCTCCTCGCCTGGTGGCTCTTCGACGAAGCCCACCTGGCGCGCCGCATCGTGGGCGCCGCGATCGTCCTCGCCGGCATAGCCGCGATCAGCCTCTGA